A genome region from Clostridium sp. JN-9 includes the following:
- the uvrA gene encoding excinuclease ABC subunit UvrA, which produces MRDKIVIKGARVHNLKNVSLEIPRDKFVVFTGLSGSGKSSLAFDTLYAEGQRRYMESLSAYARQFLGQMNKPDVDSIDGLSPAISIDQKTTSRNPRSTVGTVTEIYDYLRLLYARIGIPHCPKCGKEIKQQTVDQMVDRILMLPERTKIQILAPIVRQRKGEHTKVLESIRKNGYVRARIDGEIIDFDEDEISLEKNKKHTIEAVVDRIAVKPDIRGRIADSLEAALKLADGTVVVNVIDGNDMIFSEKFACPDCGISIEELTPRMFSFNTPFGKCDTCDGLGTLLEIDEKLIIPDRSKSISEGAIIPWANTVQNEDSWTFSILKALSKKYKFSLNTPIKKLKPEIIDMLLYGLKGEKIRVNYSREGGTMEFDHAFEGIINSLKRRYMETNSDYIKAEIENYMSNNPCPKCKGARLKPEVLAVTVGDKNIFEFCSMSVRDEYEYLKKIHLSEKNKIISSQILKEIESRLKFLIDVGLDYLNLSRTAGTLSGGEAQRIRLATQIGSSLVGVLYILDEPSIGLHQRDNDKLIATLKHLRDLGNSLIVVEHDEDTMRAADYIVDIGPGAGEHGGEVVAAGPLEDIIKNKNSITGQYLSGAKKIEVPKERRKIGDKFIEVIGAKENNLKNISVKFPMGVFNCVTGVSGSGKSTLVNGILYKGLNKKLNGSRDNPGAHKEIKGIENIDKIIDINQSPIGRTPRSNPATYTGVFDLIREVFASTVESKMRGYKPGRFSFNVKGGRCEACRGDGIIKIEMQFLSDVYVPCEVCKGKRYNRETLEVKYKGKNIDEVLNMTVEEACKFFENLPRIKNKLQTLLDVGLGYVKLGQPSTQLSGGEAQRIKLAYELSKRSTGRTFYILDEPTTGLHSDDVNRLIGILQRLVDAGNTVVVIEHNLDVIKCADNIIDLGPEGGENGGNIICTGTPEQIAKNKKSYTGQYLKKML; this is translated from the coding sequence ATGAGGGATAAAATCGTAATAAAAGGTGCAAGGGTCCACAACTTAAAAAATGTAAGTCTGGAAATACCAAGAGATAAGTTCGTTGTATTTACAGGACTTTCAGGTTCAGGCAAATCATCTTTGGCCTTTGACACATTATATGCAGAGGGGCAAAGAAGATATATGGAATCACTGTCAGCTTATGCAAGACAGTTTTTAGGACAAATGAATAAACCTGATGTGGATTCCATTGATGGATTGTCTCCAGCAATATCTATTGACCAAAAAACAACCAGCAGAAATCCAAGATCTACTGTTGGAACTGTTACAGAAATATATGACTATTTAAGATTGCTGTATGCCAGGATTGGAATACCACATTGTCCTAAGTGCGGCAAAGAAATTAAGCAGCAGACTGTGGACCAAATGGTAGATCGTATATTAATGCTGCCGGAAAGAACTAAAATTCAGATTCTTGCTCCTATTGTAAGACAAAGAAAAGGGGAGCATACAAAGGTATTAGAAAGTATAAGAAAAAATGGGTATGTAAGAGCCAGAATTGATGGAGAAATCATAGACTTTGATGAAGATGAAATATCACTTGAGAAAAATAAAAAACATACTATTGAAGCAGTAGTTGACAGAATTGCAGTAAAGCCTGACATCAGAGGGAGAATAGCAGATTCCTTAGAAGCTGCATTAAAATTAGCTGATGGCACTGTAGTAGTTAACGTAATTGATGGGAATGATATGATCTTCAGTGAAAAGTTTGCATGTCCGGACTGTGGCATAAGCATTGAGGAGCTTACTCCAAGGATGTTTTCTTTTAACACTCCATTTGGAAAATGTGATACCTGTGATGGACTGGGAACTTTGCTTGAAATTGATGAAAAATTAATTATTCCAGATAGGAGTAAAAGTATATCAGAGGGTGCAATAATACCATGGGCAAATACTGTACAAAACGAAGATTCCTGGACATTCAGCATACTAAAAGCATTATCTAAGAAATATAAATTCAGCTTGAATACTCCTATAAAAAAGCTTAAGCCTGAAATTATAGACATGCTTTTATATGGACTAAAAGGTGAGAAAATCAGGGTTAATTATTCTCGTGAAGGCGGTACCATGGAATTTGACCATGCTTTTGAAGGAATTATAAATAGTTTAAAAAGAAGATATATGGAAACAAATTCAGATTATATTAAAGCTGAAATTGAAAATTATATGAGTAATAATCCATGCCCAAAGTGTAAAGGTGCCAGACTAAAACCAGAAGTTTTAGCAGTTACTGTTGGTGATAAAAACATATTTGAATTCTGCAGTATGAGTGTAAGAGATGAATATGAATATTTAAAGAAAATCCACCTGTCAGAAAAGAACAAAATAATAAGCTCACAGATATTAAAGGAAATAGAAAGCAGATTAAAATTTTTAATTGATGTAGGACTGGATTATTTAAACCTTTCAAGGACAGCAGGAACATTATCAGGAGGAGAAGCCCAAAGAATAAGACTTGCCACACAGATAGGCTCTAGTTTGGTAGGGGTTTTGTATATTTTAGATGAACCAAGCATTGGACTTCATCAAAGAGATAATGATAAACTTATAGCCACATTAAAACATCTTAGGGATCTTGGAAATTCCCTTATAGTAGTTGAACATGATGAAGACACTATGAGAGCAGCAGATTATATTGTAGATATTGGCCCCGGGGCTGGAGAACATGGCGGAGAAGTTGTTGCAGCAGGTCCTCTGGAGGATATTATAAAAAATAAAAACTCTATTACAGGACAATATCTCAGCGGTGCAAAAAAAATTGAAGTACCAAAGGAAAGAAGAAAAATTGGTGATAAATTTATAGAAGTAATAGGTGCCAAAGAAAATAACTTAAAGAATATATCCGTAAAATTTCCAATGGGTGTTTTCAATTGTGTAACAGGAGTGTCAGGCTCAGGTAAAAGTACTTTAGTAAATGGAATTTTGTATAAGGGTTTAAATAAAAAGCTTAATGGATCAAGAGACAACCCTGGAGCACATAAGGAAATTAAGGGAATTGAAAATATTGATAAAATTATTGATATAAATCAAAGCCCTATTGGAAGAACTCCCAGATCAAATCCAGCTACATATACCGGGGTTTTTGATTTAATAAGAGAAGTATTTGCCTCAACTGTAGAATCAAAGATGAGAGGCTATAAGCCCGGAAGATTCAGTTTTAATGTAAAAGGAGGGAGATGTGAGGCCTGCAGAGGAGACGGCATTATTAAAATAGAAATGCAGTTTCTTTCAGATGTATATGTGCCTTGTGAAGTTTGTAAAGGAAAAAGGTATAACAGAGAAACTTTAGAGGTAAAATACAAAGGTAAAAATATTGATGAAGTTCTGAATATGACTGTAGAAGAAGCATGTAAATTCTTTGAGAACCTTCCAAGAATAAAAAATAAGCTTCAGACTCTTCTGGATGTTGGACTTGGATATGTAAAACTAGGTCAGCCATCTACACAGCTTTCAGGAGGAGAAGCACAAAGAATAAAACTAGCCTATGAGCTGTCTAAGAGAAGTACTGGAAGAACTTTTTACATTTTAGATGAACCTACCACAGGACTTCACTCTGATGATGTAAACAGACTCATTGGAATACTTCAAAGACTAGTTGATGCAGGAAACACAGTGGTTGTAATTGAACACAATCTGGATGTAATAAAATGTGCGGATAATATAATAGACTTAGGCCCTGAAGGCGGAGAAAATGGAGGGAATATTATATGTACTGGTACTCCGGAACAAATAGCAAAAAATAAAAAGTCATACACAGGACAATATTTAAAAAAGATGTTATAA
- the uvrB gene encoding excinuclease ABC subunit UvrB — protein sequence MGVFKIHSQYKPTGDQPEAIDNISNGFLNGNKFQTLLGVTGSGKTFTMANIIEKVQKPTLVLAHNKTLAAQLCSEFREFFPENCVEYFVSYYDYYQPEAYVAQTDTYIEKDASINDEIDKLRHSATSALLERNDVIVVASVSCIYGLGNPEEYKKLTISLRRGMVKDRDKIVKRLVEIQYERNDINFVRGTFRVRGDVLDIFPASSSSTAIRVEFFGDEIDKIKEFDVLTGKILGIREHALITPASHFATSKEKLEAAITKIEEELEYRVRELTSQDKLLEAQRLKQRTNFDIEMIREVGYCSGIENYSRILDGREPGSPPQTLIDYFPKDFLLFIDESHVTLPQVRAMFAGDRSRKDSLVEYGFRLPSAYDNRPLKFNEFEGKINQVLFVSATPGPYELDHSTNIAQQIIRPTGLLDPEIIVKPVKGQIDDLYAQINETIKKGFRILVTTLTKKMAEDLTSYFKEMNLKAAYLHSDIDTIERMKIIKDLRKGKFDILIGINLLREGLDIPEVALVAILDADKEGFLRSETSLIQTIGRAARNSESKVIMYGDNITKSMDKAIRETNRRRKIQMQYNKEHNITPKTIVKEIRDVIEPLKVEENTERYDSLEEAIKANTNDIQALINKYEEEMKQAAKDLQFERAGELRDMIFKLKKKLK from the coding sequence ATGGGAGTATTTAAGATACATTCACAATATAAACCAACTGGAGATCAGCCTGAGGCAATTGACAATATTTCAAATGGCTTTTTAAATGGGAATAAATTTCAGACCTTATTAGGCGTAACTGGTTCAGGGAAGACCTTTACCATGGCAAATATTATTGAAAAAGTTCAAAAGCCGACATTAGTATTAGCACATAATAAAACTTTAGCTGCTCAGCTGTGCTCAGAATTCAGAGAGTTTTTCCCTGAAAATTGTGTAGAATATTTTGTTTCTTATTATGATTACTATCAGCCCGAAGCTTATGTTGCTCAAACTGATACTTATATAGAAAAAGATGCCTCAATTAATGATGAAATAGATAAACTGAGACATTCAGCCACATCAGCCCTGCTTGAAAGAAATGATGTGATTGTTGTAGCTTCAGTTTCATGTATATATGGATTAGGTAACCCTGAAGAATATAAAAAGCTTACCATTTCTCTAAGGCGGGGAATGGTAAAGGACAGAGATAAGATAGTAAAAAGATTAGTAGAAATACAGTATGAAAGAAATGACATTAATTTTGTAAGAGGTACTTTCAGAGTAAGAGGGGATGTACTTGACATTTTTCCTGCTTCATCTTCCAGTACAGCTATAAGGGTGGAGTTTTTTGGAGATGAAATTGATAAAATTAAAGAGTTTGATGTCCTAACAGGAAAAATATTAGGCATTAGGGAACATGCTTTAATAACTCCTGCATCTCACTTTGCAACTTCTAAGGAAAAGCTGGAGGCTGCTATTACAAAAATAGAAGAGGAATTAGAATACAGAGTAAGAGAGCTAACTTCTCAAGATAAACTTTTAGAGGCTCAAAGATTAAAACAGAGAACAAATTTTGATATTGAAATGATAAGAGAAGTAGGGTACTGCAGTGGAATTGAGAATTATTCCAGAATATTAGACGGAAGGGAACCTGGATCTCCTCCCCAAACTTTAATAGACTATTTTCCAAAGGATTTTCTTTTATTCATAGATGAAAGCCATGTTACACTGCCCCAGGTAAGGGCAATGTTTGCCGGGGACAGATCAAGAAAGGATTCTTTAGTTGAATATGGGTTTAGATTACCTTCTGCTTATGATAATAGGCCTTTAAAATTTAATGAATTTGAGGGAAAGATTAATCAGGTTCTGTTTGTAAGTGCCACACCTGGTCCATATGAACTTGATCATTCAACAAATATTGCGCAGCAGATAATAAGGCCTACAGGACTGCTTGATCCTGAAATAATTGTTAAACCTGTAAAGGGGCAGATTGATGATTTATATGCTCAGATAAATGAAACAATAAAAAAGGGCTTTAGAATTTTAGTTACTACACTGACGAAAAAAATGGCAGAGGATCTAACCAGTTATTTTAAAGAAATGAACCTAAAGGCTGCATATCTGCATTCGGATATAGATACCATTGAAAGAATGAAAATAATAAAGGATTTAAGAAAGGGCAAGTTTGATATTCTTATAGGTATAAACCTTTTAAGAGAGGGACTTGATATTCCTGAAGTAGCTCTTGTAGCAATATTAGACGCTGATAAAGAAGGCTTTTTAAGATCGGAAACTTCATTAATACAAACTATAGGAAGAGCTGCAAGAAACTCTGAGAGCAAGGTTATAATGTATGGAGATAATATAACAAAATCCATGGATAAGGCCATAAGGGAGACAAACAGAAGAAGAAAAATTCAAATGCAGTATAATAAAGAACACAACATTACTCCAAAGACAATTGTAAAAGAAATCAGGGATGTAATAGAGCCATTGAAGGTTGAGGAAAATACTGAGCGGTATGATAGTTTAGAAGAGGCAATTAAAGCCAATACTAATGATATACAGGCTTTAATAAATAAATACGAAGAAGAAATGAAACAGGCAGCCAAGGATCTCCAATTTGAGAGGGCTGGAGAACTGAGGGACATGATTTTTAAATTAAAAAAGAAACTTAAATAA
- a CDS encoding PDZ domain-containing protein — MNILVYTLKSIAYALTEPYLVLFLAILAFMLYRQNKKTTTMQRMIMGESLISPFELTISQVVIGIFAGTAASIIMSYLGIVFDENSSVDLIFLISIIFMFVSPRFMCFAYSGASIGLLSLILSQLSVILKIPNLDFLKIDVTALMTMVAVLHFIEGFLVIIDGDTGYIPVFTSRDNKIIGGFAFQRYWIMPIALIIMLSSKSIAGGTTAPMPSWWPLINTSVPGSVLRDAVEILIPFYGVIGYSSITFTKTKTEKVTSSGISIIIYSIVLFILAQLSVINIYFKLLVLIFAPTAHEIMLNYESSLEFTRKSKYVSDDEGIVVLDVIPKSPASEMGLESGDKILGINGREIYEDDEIMNQLRDFTNFVELKVKKSNNIIKDLNYNHLNNTKRLGIVFVPRNLPKGSTVVKLENNKFQDILDKIKKKNKDD, encoded by the coding sequence ATGAATATATTAGTATATACGTTAAAGTCTATAGCATATGCATTAACTGAGCCCTATTTAGTTCTATTTCTTGCAATTTTAGCCTTTATGCTTTATAGACAAAATAAAAAGACAACGACAATGCAGAGGATGATAATGGGAGAGAGTTTAATCTCTCCCTTTGAATTGACAATATCTCAAGTTGTAATAGGAATATTTGCCGGAACAGCTGCCAGTATAATTATGTCTTACTTAGGTATAGTTTTTGATGAAAATTCATCTGTAGACTTAATTTTTCTGATTTCTATTATCTTCATGTTTGTAAGCCCGAGATTTATGTGCTTTGCATATTCGGGAGCTTCTATTGGACTTCTGAGCCTTATTTTAAGCCAGCTGTCAGTAATTTTAAAAATTCCAAATTTAGATTTTCTAAAAATAGATGTCACTGCGTTAATGACAATGGTTGCAGTACTGCATTTTATTGAAGGGTTTTTAGTAATTATTGATGGAGACACTGGATATATACCTGTATTTACAAGCAGAGATAATAAAATTATAGGAGGATTTGCTTTTCAAAGGTATTGGATTATGCCTATAGCTTTAATTATTATGCTCAGCAGCAAATCCATAGCAGGGGGAACTACTGCACCAATGCCATCCTGGTGGCCATTGATAAATACATCAGTTCCAGGCAGCGTACTTAGGGATGCTGTTGAAATACTGATACCTTTTTACGGGGTCATAGGGTATTCAAGTATAACTTTTACTAAAACAAAAACTGAAAAAGTGACTTCTTCTGGAATTTCAATAATTATTTATAGTATTGTTTTGTTTATTCTGGCTCAATTGTCAGTGATAAATATTTATTTTAAGCTGCTTGTTCTTATTTTTGCACCAACAGCCCATGAGATTATGCTGAACTATGAGAGTTCACTGGAGTTTACAAGAAAATCTAAATATGTAAGTGATGATGAAGGAATAGTTGTTCTGGATGTAATACCCAAATCTCCTGCATCTGAAATGGGTTTGGAAAGCGGGGACAAGATACTCGGAATAAATGGCAGAGAAATTTATGAAGATGACGAAATTATGAATCAGCTAAGGGATTTTACAAACTTTGTGGAATTAAAGGTTAAAAAAAGTAACAATATTATAAAAGATTTAAACTATAACCACTTAAATAATACTAAAAGATTAGGCATTGTATTTGTGCCTAGAAATCTTCCTAAGGGAAGTACCGTTGTTAAACTGGAAAACAATAAATTTCAGGATATTCTGGATAAAATAAAAAAGAAAAATAAGGATGATTAA
- a CDS encoding S41 family peptidase yields MGKKKKWIAWTVVIVLITNILTFVVSNAISLYLPNGKVIIGQQQYADILKFQKMYQVKDLLNKYYDGKIDDTALEEGAVKGMTAALNDPYTTFMNKKEFQDFNSQTEGNYSGVGLQVQAKDDKILVVDVFEDSPAKKAGILPKDEIVKVNGKDVTGKELDKAVTMMKGQDGTDVTLTIYRAAEGTFDKKLKRAKINMVTVKGEMLENNIGYINVSMFDDNTAKNFSDKLKELKGKGMKTLIVDLRGNPGGLLDECVDMVSNFVPKGKVIVSTIDKYNNKKEYNSKGGDYTNLPLVVLTNEGTASASEIFSGAVRDYKIGTLVGTKTFGKGVVQTIIDTGNGTALKVTISKYYTPNGENIHHIGIKPDVEVAYPEELLKKPYDRSTDPQFTKALQLAREKVK; encoded by the coding sequence TTGGGTAAAAAGAAAAAATGGATTGCTTGGACAGTGGTAATAGTTTTAATAACCAATATTTTAACATTTGTAGTAAGTAACGCTATATCATTGTATCTTCCTAATGGAAAGGTTATTATAGGGCAGCAGCAGTACGCAGATATATTAAAATTTCAGAAAATGTATCAGGTAAAAGATCTGCTGAATAAATATTACGATGGCAAAATCGATGATACAGCTTTGGAAGAGGGAGCTGTAAAGGGAATGACAGCTGCTTTAAATGATCCATATACTACATTTATGAATAAAAAGGAATTTCAGGATTTTAATTCTCAGACTGAAGGAAATTACAGCGGAGTAGGACTTCAGGTTCAGGCTAAGGATGATAAAATACTTGTAGTTGATGTATTTGAGGATTCTCCAGCTAAAAAGGCCGGAATACTTCCAAAAGATGAAATTGTGAAAGTTAATGGTAAGGACGTTACTGGTAAAGAACTGGATAAGGCAGTAACTATGATGAAAGGACAGGATGGCACTGATGTTACATTAACAATTTACAGGGCTGCTGAGGGAACTTTTGATAAGAAATTAAAGAGAGCCAAGATAAATATGGTTACAGTTAAAGGCGAGATGCTGGAAAATAATATAGGATATATAAATGTATCAATGTTTGATGATAACACAGCAAAGAATTTCTCTGATAAACTCAAGGAGTTAAAGGGTAAGGGAATGAAAACCCTTATTGTAGATTTGAGGGGCAATCCAGGCGGACTACTGGATGAATGCGTTGATATGGTATCAAATTTTGTTCCAAAAGGAAAAGTTATAGTTTCTACTATAGATAAATATAATAATAAAAAGGAATATAACTCAAAGGGAGGAGACTATACCAATCTTCCATTGGTAGTATTAACTAATGAAGGTACTGCCAGTGCATCAGAGATATTCTCAGGTGCTGTAAGGGACTATAAAATTGGAACTTTGGTTGGAACAAAAACCTTTGGGAAAGGCGTTGTCCAGACTATTATAGATACAGGAAATGGAACTGCACTTAAGGTTACAATATCAAAATACTATACTCCAAATGGAGAAAACATACATCATATAGGCATAAAGCCTGATGTGGAAGTAGCTTACCCGGAAGAACTGCTAAAGAAACCATACGATAGAAGTACAGATCCTCAATTTACTAAAGCACTACAATTAGCAAGGGAAAAAGTTAAATAA
- the ftsX gene encoding permease-like cell division protein FtsX yields MKINTYKFFVSDSLKGLKRNRTVSIAAAATVAATLFILGIFVLAILNINQGVKDVESKVEAKIYLNNNITTSQQNDLENKLKNSDGVTEVTYESKSQAMDKFKEQLGPENKGLVAGMEKDNPMPTSYTVKVKEPSMLSGVVAGIKNMPGIETIKDGREAVDKLVKVTNGIKWVGITLFLILIGVSLFLIGNTIKITVYSRRREIGIMKFIGATDWFIRWPFLMEGMVIGFIGSLVSVVLLYYAYRAVFIKFSNSFIAMQMVQPGYIFTNILGLFLLTGVIIGAAGSILSIRKFLAV; encoded by the coding sequence ATGAAGATTAATACATATAAATTTTTTGTTTCAGACTCCTTAAAGGGACTAAAGAGAAATAGAACTGTCAGCATTGCAGCAGCAGCAACTGTAGCAGCAACTTTATTTATTTTAGGAATATTCGTTCTGGCTATTTTAAATATAAACCAGGGCGTTAAGGATGTAGAATCTAAGGTAGAGGCTAAAATTTATCTTAACAATAACATTACTACATCACAGCAGAATGATTTGGAAAATAAGCTTAAAAACAGCGATGGTGTTACAGAAGTAACTTATGAGAGTAAATCACAGGCCATGGATAAATTCAAGGAACAGCTTGGCCCTGAGAATAAAGGACTGGTTGCTGGAATGGAAAAGGATAATCCAATGCCAACTTCTTATACTGTAAAAGTTAAGGAACCTTCTATGCTTTCCGGAGTTGTGGCTGGAATCAAAAATATGCCTGGAATAGAAACCATTAAAGATGGAAGGGAAGCAGTGGACAAACTTGTAAAAGTCACTAATGGCATAAAGTGGGTTGGTATTACACTATTTTTAATATTAATCGGCGTTTCATTATTCCTAATAGGAAATACAATAAAGATAACTGTTTATTCAAGAAGAAGAGAAATTGGAATAATGAAATTTATTGGTGCAACGGACTGGTTTATCAGGTGGCCTTTCTTAATGGAAGGTATGGTCATAGGATTTATAGGATCCTTGGTTTCTGTAGTTTTGCTATATTATGCATACAGGGCTGTATTTATAAAGTTTTCTAATTCTTTTATTGCTATGCAGATGGTGCAGCCAGGATATATTTTTACAAATATTTTAGGATTATTCCTTTTAACTGGTGTAATCATAGGAGCTGCAGGAAGTATACTTTCAATTAGAAAGTTCTTAGCAGTTTAG
- the ftsE gene encoding cell division ATP-binding protein FtsE: MIEFKNVNKVYDNHVYALSNISLTIERGEFVFLVGPSGAGKSTFVKTLLKEIDPTSGTVIVNDTDITKLKRREIPYYRRKIGVVFQDFRLIPTLNVYENVAFAMRVIETPHKEIRKKVPIVLSLVGLSSKYKAFPSELSGGEQQRVALARAIVNNPTLLIADEPTGNLDPDTSMDIMDILNDINHAGTTILMATHAKDIVNKMRKRVVALEKGVLVRDEQRGAYGYED, from the coding sequence ATGATAGAATTCAAAAATGTCAATAAAGTTTATGATAATCATGTGTACGCACTTTCTAATATCAGCCTGACCATAGAAAGAGGAGAATTCGTATTTCTTGTAGGGCCAAGTGGAGCTGGAAAGTCTACTTTTGTAAAAACTTTGTTGAAGGAAATTGACCCTACCAGCGGTACAGTTATTGTAAATGATACAGATATAACCAAGTTAAAGAGAAGAGAAATACCTTATTATAGAAGAAAAATAGGAGTTGTTTTTCAGGATTTCAGATTGATACCAACTTTAAATGTATATGAAAATGTGGCATTTGCCATGAGAGTAATAGAAACTCCCCATAAAGAAATAAGAAAAAAAGTACCAATTGTCTTATCATTAGTTGGATTATCCAGCAAATATAAGGCCTTTCCATCTGAACTGTCAGGAGGAGAGCAGCAAAGAGTGGCTCTGGCCAGGGCAATAGTAAATAACCCTACTCTGCTTATTGCAGATGAACCTACAGGTAATCTGGACCCTGACACATCCATGGATATTATGGACATACTAAATGATATTAATCATGCGGGTACAACTATTCTTATGGCCACTCATGCTAAAGATATAGTAAACAAAATGAGGAAAAGAGTTGTAGCTCTTGAAAAGGGTGTTCTAGTAAGAGACGAGCAAAGGGGTGCATACGGTTATGAAGATTAA
- a CDS encoding YitT family protein yields the protein MKVFKQYFLITLGVIFVAIGTEFFLAPNNIAAGGVIGIAIIINHFIPAMPIGLLMLIMNGILFIIAFIIIGNKFGAKTIYSSLTLSGIIWILDKVVTPDMVVTKDLLLASIFGTFISGIGMGIVFNQNASTGGTDIFAKIINKFVHIDIGKALLSVDFIVTIFAALSFGANIGMYALLCVILNGFVIDSVIEGLNVSKQIMVVSRNNNLISKFIIEELERSCTVFHGHGGYTKTDTYILYTVMDRKEFIKLRDYIKIVDPKAFITVSDAHEVLGEGFKDLIGEN from the coding sequence ATGAAGGTATTTAAACAATATTTTTTAATTACACTGGGCGTAATTTTTGTTGCTATAGGTACAGAATTTTTTCTTGCACCAAATAATATTGCTGCAGGCGGAGTAATAGGAATTGCTATTATCATTAACCACTTTATTCCTGCCATGCCTATAGGTTTATTAATGCTCATTATGAATGGTATTTTATTTATAATTGCATTTATAATTATCGGCAATAAATTTGGGGCTAAAACTATTTATTCAAGCTTAACATTATCAGGGATAATATGGATATTGGATAAGGTTGTAACTCCTGATATGGTAGTAACAAAGGATCTACTCCTGGCCTCAATTTTTGGAACCTTTATTTCGGGCATAGGCATGGGAATTGTTTTTAATCAAAACGCATCTACAGGAGGAACGGATATATTTGCTAAAATTATTAATAAGTTTGTACATATTGATATTGGAAAAGCATTGCTGTCTGTGGATTTTATTGTAACAATATTTGCAGCACTTTCATTTGGGGCTAATATTGGAATGTACGCACTTTTATGTGTCATACTAAACGGATTTGTTATTGATAGTGTTATTGAAGGATTAAATGTATCAAAACAGATTATGGTAGTGAGCAGAAATAATAATTTAATCAGTAAATTTATAATTGAGGAATTGGAAAGAAGCTGTACTGTATTTCATGGTCATGGCGGATATACAAAGACGGATACATACATATTATATACTGTAATGGATAGAAAAGAGTTTATCAAGCTTAGGGATTATATTAAAATCGTAGATCCAAAAGCATTTATAACAGTTAGTGATGCCCATGAAGTATTGGGAGAAGGTTTCAAGGATCTAATTGGAGAAAACTAA
- a CDS encoding type II toxin-antitoxin system PemK/MazF family toxin: MTMMMKRGDIFYADLSPVVGSEQGGVRPVIIIQNDIGNRYSPTVIVAAITSQINKAKLPTHVEISSEEYGLNKDSVVLLEQIRTLDKKRLKDKIGHMTVEDMKKVDEALLISIGL; this comes from the coding sequence ATGACAATGATGATGAAAAGAGGAGATATATTTTATGCTGATTTAAGCCCGGTTGTCGGATCGGAACAGGGCGGAGTCAGGCCGGTAATTATTATTCAAAATGATATCGGTAACAGATATAGTCCAACAGTAATAGTTGCTGCTATTACATCTCAGATAAACAAAGCGAAGCTACCAACTCATGTTGAGATTTCTTCTGAGGAATATGGACTCAACAAAGATTCAGTGGTCCTTTTGGAACAGATAAGAACTCTTGATAAGAAAAGATTAAAAGATAAAATAGGACACATGACTGTTGAAGATATGAAGAAAGTTGATGAAGCACTACTGATAAGTATTGGTTTATAA
- a CDS encoding CopG family transcriptional regulator translates to MSGTKRLVVNISEALFKDFDEALNEDSKKRSEFIREAIILYIEEKKRLKLIEQMKKGYCEMGEINLEISEVGFTSDIKDFKEYEAKLSESDLPHDNDDEKRRYILC, encoded by the coding sequence ATGTCAGGAACAAAAAGATTAGTAGTTAATATATCTGAGGCGCTTTTCAAGGACTTTGATGAAGCTTTAAATGAAGATAGTAAAAAAAGAAGTGAATTTATTCGGGAAGCTATAATATTATATATTGAGGAGAAAAAAAGGTTAAAACTCATAGAGCAGATGAAAAAAGGATACTGTGAAATGGGTGAAATTAACCTTGAAATTTCGGAAGTTGGCTTTACAAGTGATATAAAAGATTTTAAAGAATATGAAGCAAAGCTTTCGGAGAGTGATTTACCACATGACAATGATGATGAAAAGAGGAGATATATTTTATGCTGA